In one window of Jatrophihabitans endophyticus DNA:
- a CDS encoding pyridoxal phosphate-dependent decarboxylase family protein translates to MSSQPAPLLDGTAATAYAAAITAARDEVVTRLQTVERPFTGVAAAELRKRIADVDLDAPLSSSAAVLAEVGELYLHDAVWFHHPRYLAHLNCPVAVPAVAADVLASAVNSSLDTWDQSAGATYIERRLVGWTAARLGLGDRADGVFTSGGSQSNLQALLIARENAGGTDLSRLRVLVSADGHFSVAKSARLLGLGPDAVVEVAVDEGHRMRPDDLERRLLDLRAYGLVPMAVVATAGTTDFGAIDPLADVAAVAHRHATWLHVDAAYGGGLLTSTRHRDLLAGIEAADSVTVDYHKTFFQPVASSVVLVRDAVTLRHVAWHADYLNPADADPDDRPNQVDKSLQTTRRFDALKLWCTLRELGPDRIGAMLDTVVDLATATGELLADDPDFALAAVPSLSTVVFRYTRDGVPDAVLDDVNTAARAALLASGEGVVASTTVAGRVHLKVTLLNPATSLDDVRFVVDRLREYAADELAVAA, encoded by the coding sequence ATGAGTTCGCAGCCCGCCCCCCTGCTCGACGGCACGGCCGCGACGGCCTACGCCGCCGCGATCACCGCCGCCCGCGACGAGGTCGTGACCCGGCTGCAGACCGTCGAGCGGCCCTTCACCGGCGTCGCGGCCGCCGAGCTGCGCAAGCGCATCGCCGACGTCGACCTCGACGCGCCGCTGTCGAGCAGCGCGGCCGTGCTGGCCGAGGTCGGTGAGCTCTACCTGCACGATGCGGTGTGGTTCCACCATCCGCGCTACCTGGCCCACCTCAACTGCCCGGTCGCGGTGCCCGCCGTGGCCGCCGACGTGCTCGCCTCGGCGGTGAACTCCTCGCTCGACACCTGGGACCAGAGCGCCGGTGCCACCTACATCGAGCGGCGCCTCGTCGGGTGGACGGCGGCCCGGCTCGGCCTCGGGGACCGTGCCGACGGGGTGTTCACCAGCGGCGGCTCGCAGTCCAACCTGCAGGCGCTGCTGATCGCGCGGGAGAACGCAGGCGGGACCGACCTCTCGCGGCTCCGGGTCCTGGTCTCGGCCGACGGCCACTTCAGCGTCGCCAAGTCGGCGCGGCTGCTCGGCCTCGGCCCGGACGCCGTCGTCGAGGTTGCGGTCGACGAAGGCCACCGCATGCGTCCCGACGACCTCGAACGCCGGCTCCTGGACCTCCGCGCGTACGGGCTCGTGCCGATGGCGGTCGTGGCGACCGCCGGCACGACCGACTTCGGCGCCATCGACCCGCTCGCCGACGTCGCGGCGGTCGCGCACCGGCACGCGACCTGGCTGCACGTCGACGCCGCGTACGGCGGGGGGCTGCTGACCTCGACGCGGCACCGCGACCTGCTCGCGGGCATCGAGGCCGCCGACTCGGTCACCGTCGACTACCACAAGACGTTCTTCCAGCCCGTCGCCTCGAGCGTGGTGCTCGTGCGTGACGCGGTGACGCTGCGCCACGTCGCGTGGCACGCCGACTACCTCAACCCGGCCGATGCCGACCCCGACGACCGTCCCAACCAGGTGGACAAGAGCCTGCAGACGACGCGCCGCTTCGACGCGCTCAAGCTGTGGTGCACGCTGCGCGAGCTCGGCCCCGACCGCATCGGCGCGATGCTCGACACGGTGGTGGATCTCGCGACCGCCACCGGCGAGCTGCTGGCCGACGATCCCGACTTCGCGCTCGCGGCCGTGCCGTCGCTGTCGACCGTCGTCTTCCGCTACACGCGCGACGGGGTGCCCGACGCGGTGCTGGACGACGTGAACACCGCGGCGCGGGCGGCGCTGCTCGCCTCCGGCGAGGGGGTCGTCGCCTCGACCACGGTGGCCGGCCGGGTCCACCTCAAGGTCACCCTGCTGAACCCGGCGACGTCGCTCGACGACGTCCGCTTCGTGGTCGACCGGTTGCGGGAGTACGCCGCCGACGAGTTGGCGGTGGCGGCATGA
- a CDS encoding TIGR03767 family metallophosphoesterase, protein MAHDETDRTEPGDTAADGDAEVAGVTRRTLLGGAAAAAGAAAVGGIVGVPGAAAASTAYPRAPKGTTLARTLQHGRPNARGYRRIVAGPGEPTIARTELLGDVARRGRARRTPLVSFGQFTDMHIIDAQSPARVEFLDRFNDPGNPFASVAPFSSAYRPWEMLTAHVAEAMVRAMNALSGGPVTGRPLDFTICTGDNADNTQLNELRWQIGLLDGGARVRPDSGSTVRWEGVGGRDDADVSYWHPAGTPRGGKADNYTATYGYPTVPTLHDACRAPFRSTGLRTDWLSVFGNHDGLVQGTVPSFGVIGTIATGPVKPTGLPDGVDVGALLGRLRDGDLDALASLLSLAPTKVVTADVKRRLLTPEQTVAEHFNTTGTPVGHGYTKRNLAEGTAYYTFDRGPVRGIVLDTVTPQGYDSGSVDAAQFAWLERQLQAASSRHLDDGGAWVRGSGHDRYVVIFSHHTVATMDNPLGAAAGRRLGPAVRDLLLRYPNVVAWVNGHTHVNGVTPHPRPAGAATGGGFWEVNTAAHVDWPQQSRVIELVDNGDATLSVFATVLDHAAPTAWPAEPTTPLELAALSRELAVNDPQREAETADRDGRRGTAADRNVELLLPRPCRPS, encoded by the coding sequence ATGGCACACGACGAGACCGATCGCACCGAGCCCGGCGACACCGCAGCCGACGGCGACGCGGAAGTCGCGGGCGTCACCAGGCGCACGCTGCTCGGCGGCGCGGCCGCGGCGGCCGGCGCGGCCGCCGTCGGCGGCATCGTCGGTGTCCCGGGCGCCGCCGCCGCGAGCACGGCCTACCCGCGCGCGCCGAAAGGGACCACGCTCGCCCGCACCCTGCAGCACGGTCGGCCGAACGCCCGCGGTTACCGCCGCATCGTCGCAGGGCCGGGCGAACCCACGATCGCGCGCACGGAGCTGCTGGGCGACGTCGCCCGTCGCGGCCGCGCCCGCCGGACCCCACTGGTCAGCTTCGGCCAGTTCACCGACATGCACATCATCGACGCGCAGTCGCCGGCCCGCGTCGAGTTCCTCGATCGCTTCAACGACCCGGGCAACCCGTTCGCGTCGGTCGCGCCGTTCTCGTCGGCGTACCGGCCGTGGGAGATGCTGACCGCGCACGTCGCCGAGGCCATGGTGCGCGCGATGAACGCGCTGTCCGGCGGCCCGGTCACCGGCCGACCGCTCGACTTCACGATCTGCACCGGCGACAACGCCGACAACACCCAGCTCAACGAGCTGCGCTGGCAGATCGGCCTGCTCGACGGCGGCGCGCGGGTGCGCCCCGACTCCGGCAGCACCGTCCGGTGGGAGGGCGTCGGCGGCAGGGACGACGCGGACGTCTCCTACTGGCACCCGGCCGGGACTCCGCGCGGCGGCAAGGCGGACAACTACACCGCCACGTACGGCTACCCGACGGTCCCGACCCTGCACGACGCCTGCCGCGCACCGTTCCGGTCCACCGGGCTGCGCACCGACTGGCTGTCGGTCTTCGGCAACCACGACGGTCTCGTCCAGGGCACGGTTCCCTCGTTCGGAGTCATCGGCACGATCGCGACCGGTCCGGTGAAGCCGACCGGGCTGCCCGACGGCGTCGACGTCGGCGCGTTGCTGGGCCGGCTGCGCGACGGCGACCTGGACGCGTTGGCCTCGCTGCTGTCGCTCGCCCCGACCAAGGTCGTCACGGCCGACGTCAAGCGGCGCCTGCTGACGCCGGAGCAGACGGTCGCCGAGCACTTCAACACCACCGGCACGCCGGTCGGTCACGGCTACACGAAGCGCAACCTCGCCGAGGGCACGGCGTACTACACCTTCGACCGCGGCCCGGTGCGCGGCATCGTGCTCGACACGGTCACGCCGCAGGGCTACGACTCCGGCTCGGTCGACGCCGCGCAGTTCGCGTGGCTCGAGAGGCAGCTGCAGGCGGCGAGCTCTCGTCACCTCGACGACGGTGGCGCGTGGGTGCGCGGCAGTGGGCACGACCGCTACGTCGTGATCTTCAGCCATCACACGGTGGCGACGATGGACAACCCCCTCGGCGCGGCCGCCGGACGCAGGCTGGGCCCGGCCGTCCGCGACCTGCTGCTGCGCTACCCGAACGTCGTCGCCTGGGTGAACGGCCACACCCACGTCAACGGCGTGACGCCGCACCCGCGGCCGGCGGGTGCCGCGACGGGTGGCGGCTTCTGGGAGGTCAACACCGCCGCCCACGTCGACTGGCCGCAGCAGTCCCGGGTGATCGAGCTCGTCGACAACGGCGACGCCACGCTGTCGGTGTTCGCCACCGTCCTCGACCACGCGGCCCCGACCGCCTGGCCCGCCGAGCCGACCACCCCGTTGGAGCTCGCCGCGCTCTCGCGCGAGCTCGCCGTGAACGACCCGCAGCGCGAGGCCGAGACCGCCGACCGCGACGGCCGGCGCGGCACCGCCGCCGACCGCAACGTGGAACTGCTCCTCCCCCGCCCCTGTCGACCGTCCTGA
- a CDS encoding saccharopine dehydrogenase family protein yields MASTREYDVVLLGATGFAGRLTAEYLARHAPPQLRWALAGRNRERLERTRAELATIDGGLGSLPLVEADVTDAGSLRRLAASTRVLVTTVGPYVLYGEPLVAACAAAGTDYLDLTGEPEFVDAMYVRHHEEAVRTGARLVHAAGFDSIPHDLGVRFTVAQLPADVALRVSGYVRVSAAFSGGTFHSALTAMSRPRQNLAAARDRRRREPGAGARRVRAVTGRPHRDPVAGGWAVPLPTLDPQVVVRSARASQRYGPDFRYSHFASFPQLWTAAGSVAGVGALFGLVQLPPARRALLHRVKAGEGPSAARRAASWFTVTFVGEGGGRRVVTRVTGGDPGYDETARMLAESALCLALDDLPRSAGQVTTATAMGDALLARLRAAGMSFEVLAEDAAAPGAEDRAG; encoded by the coding sequence ATGGCGAGCACGCGCGAGTACGACGTCGTCCTGCTCGGCGCCACCGGTTTCGCGGGCCGGTTGACCGCCGAGTACCTGGCACGCCACGCGCCGCCCCAGCTGCGATGGGCCCTGGCGGGGCGGAACCGGGAGCGGCTCGAACGCACCCGCGCCGAGCTCGCCACCATCGACGGCGGGCTGGGTTCGCTGCCCCTCGTCGAGGCCGACGTCACCGACGCCGGGTCGCTGCGCCGTCTCGCCGCCTCGACCCGCGTGCTCGTCACGACCGTCGGGCCCTACGTGCTGTACGGCGAACCCCTGGTGGCCGCGTGCGCCGCCGCGGGGACCGACTACCTCGACCTCACCGGAGAGCCAGAGTTCGTCGACGCCATGTACGTCCGCCACCACGAGGAGGCGGTCCGGACCGGAGCCCGGCTCGTGCACGCCGCAGGGTTCGACTCGATACCGCACGACCTGGGCGTGCGGTTCACCGTGGCGCAGCTCCCGGCCGACGTCGCGCTGCGGGTGTCGGGCTACGTCCGCGTCTCGGCCGCGTTCTCCGGCGGCACGTTCCACTCCGCGCTGACCGCGATGTCGCGGCCCCGACAGAACCTCGCCGCCGCCCGCGACCGGCGCCGCCGCGAGCCGGGCGCCGGGGCGCGCCGCGTCCGCGCCGTGACCGGGCGGCCGCATCGCGACCCGGTCGCCGGCGGGTGGGCAGTCCCGCTGCCCACCCTCGACCCGCAGGTGGTCGTCCGCTCCGCCCGCGCGTCGCAGCGGTACGGCCCGGACTTCCGTTACTCGCACTTCGCGTCGTTCCCGCAGCTGTGGACGGCGGCCGGCAGTGTCGCGGGGGTCGGGGCGCTGTTCGGACTGGTGCAGCTGCCGCCGGCGCGGCGGGCGCTGCTGCACCGGGTCAAGGCCGGCGAAGGACCGTCGGCGGCGCGCCGGGCGGCCAGCTGGTTCACCGTCACCTTCGTGGGCGAGGGCGGCGGTCGCCGGGTCGTCACGCGGGTGACCGGCGGCGACCCCGGGTACGACGAGACCGCCCGGATGCTCGCCGAGTCCGCGCTGTGCCTCGCGCTCGACGACCTGCCGCGCAGCGCCGGGCAGGTGACGACCGCGACGGCGATGGGCGACGCGCTCCTCGCCCGGCTGCGGGCTGCCGGGATGAGCTTCGAGGTCCTCGCCGAGGACGCCGCCGCACCCGGCGCCGAGGATCGCGCCGGGTAG
- the arfB gene encoding alternative ribosome rescue aminoacyl-tRNA hydrolase ArfB, which produces MPDLVLRPQRGLPTGLTVPEAELVERFSRSSGPGGQSVNTTDSRVELRWDVAASTALTDEQRARLLARLAGRLVDGALVVVASEQRSQLQNRTAARGRLGNLVAEGLAPPPAERRASRPSRRAKARRVEGKRRRGELKATRRRPGED; this is translated from the coding sequence GTGCCCGATCTCGTCCTGCGGCCGCAACGCGGCCTGCCGACCGGGTTGACCGTTCCCGAGGCCGAGCTGGTCGAGCGGTTCAGCCGCTCGTCGGGCCCCGGCGGGCAGTCGGTGAACACCACCGACAGCCGCGTCGAGCTGCGGTGGGACGTCGCTGCGTCCACCGCGCTGACCGATGAGCAGCGGGCCCGGCTGCTCGCCCGGCTCGCCGGCCGGCTCGTCGACGGTGCGCTCGTGGTGGTGGCGTCCGAGCAGCGCTCCCAGCTGCAGAACCGGACGGCCGCGCGGGGGCGACTCGGCAACCTCGTCGCCGAGGGACTCGCGCCGCCCCCGGCCGAACGCCGGGCGTCGCGGCCGTCCCGCCGGGCGAAGGCGCGCCGCGTCGAGGGCAAGCGACGGCGCGGTGAACTGAAGGCGACCCGCCGCCGTCCCGGTGAGGACTGA
- a CDS encoding lysine N(6)-hydroxylase/L-ornithine N(5)-oxygenase family protein, producing MTAPSRAQGTERVHDLIGIGIGPFNLGLACLAAPLAGLDCVFLDQQAEFDWHPGMMLPDATLQVPFLADLVTMADPTSPFSFLAYLKDVGRLYPFYVRESFYPLRAEYTDYCRWATGRLRSLEFDRRVERVEHDGSAYVVTSVDGSGGRHVHRGRRIVLGVGTQPWTPPVVAGGPALHSAEYLAHRDELRRGDSVTVVGSGQSAAEIVHDLLADADEQGYLLRWITRSPRFFPMEYTKLTLEMTSPEYTGYFQALPARQRDALLASQRGLYKGISSELIDAIHDQLYVKSRDPRTRVQLLTNTALESASWDGTRYTLGLRQHEIDEAFALDTEGLVLATGYRATVPDFLEPIRDRIRTDDRGRFAADADYAVDTGGGEIFVQNAEEHSHGLVAPDLGMGAYRNSVILRHVLGHAPYPVEERVAFQEFGVPADALTAVRP from the coding sequence ATGACCGCGCCGTCCCGCGCCCAGGGCACCGAACGCGTCCACGACCTGATCGGGATCGGGATCGGCCCGTTCAACCTCGGCCTCGCCTGCCTGGCGGCGCCGCTGGCCGGTCTGGACTGCGTCTTCCTCGACCAGCAGGCCGAGTTCGACTGGCACCCGGGCATGATGCTGCCCGACGCGACCCTGCAGGTCCCGTTCCTCGCCGACCTCGTCACGATGGCCGACCCGACCTCGCCGTTCTCGTTCCTCGCCTACCTCAAGGACGTCGGCCGGCTCTATCCGTTCTACGTGCGCGAGAGCTTCTACCCGTTGCGCGCCGAGTACACCGACTACTGCCGCTGGGCCACCGGCCGGCTGCGTTCGCTGGAGTTCGACCGCCGGGTCGAACGGGTCGAGCACGACGGGTCCGCCTACGTCGTGACGAGCGTGGACGGCTCCGGCGGCCGGCACGTGCACCGGGGCCGTCGCATCGTCCTCGGGGTCGGGACGCAGCCGTGGACCCCGCCGGTCGTGGCCGGCGGCCCGGCGCTGCACAGCGCCGAGTACCTGGCCCACCGCGACGAACTTCGCCGTGGCGACAGCGTCACCGTGGTCGGCAGCGGGCAGAGCGCGGCGGAGATCGTCCACGACCTGCTGGCCGATGCCGACGAGCAGGGGTACCTGCTGCGCTGGATCACGCGCTCGCCGCGCTTCTTCCCGATGGAGTACACCAAGCTGACGCTCGAGATGACCTCGCCGGAGTACACGGGGTACTTCCAGGCGCTGCCCGCCCGGCAGCGCGATGCCCTGCTCGCTTCGCAGCGCGGGCTGTACAAGGGGATCAGCAGCGAGCTCATCGACGCGATCCACGACCAGCTCTACGTGAAGTCGCGCGATCCGCGCACGAGGGTGCAGCTGCTGACCAACACGGCCCTGGAGTCGGCGTCGTGGGACGGCACGCGCTACACCCTCGGGCTGCGGCAGCACGAGATCGACGAGGCGTTCGCGCTCGACACCGAGGGGCTCGTCCTCGCGACCGGTTACCGCGCGACCGTCCCGGACTTCCTCGAACCGATCCGCGACCGCATCCGCACCGACGACCGCGGCCGGTTCGCCGCCGACGCCGACTACGCCGTCGACACCGGCGGGGGCGAGATCTTCGTGCAGAACGCCGAGGAGCACAGCCACGGGCTCGTCGCTCCCGACCTGGGCATGGGCGCCTACCGGAACTCGGTCATCCTGCGGCACGTGCTCGGTCACGCGCCGTACCCGGTCGAGGAACGGGTCGCCTTCCAGGAGTTCGGGGTCCCGGCCGACGCGCTCACGGCGGTGCGCCCGTGA
- a CDS encoding GNAT family N-acetyltransferase produces MIVLRPFDPDRDTGLVHDWLTRPYAHFWDMLDATPQQVRDGYVAMAADPHQDAWIGERDGRAVLLAETYDPAHGELAGHYDTQDGDLGMHFLTAPPVGPPEHGFTRAVIRAVMAHCFAAPEVLRVVVEPDVRNAAVHALNEAVGFRALGEVQLHDKRALLSVCTRADFEAAVEGVPA; encoded by the coding sequence GTGATCGTCCTGCGACCGTTTGATCCGGACCGCGACACCGGGCTCGTCCACGACTGGCTGACACGGCCCTACGCGCACTTCTGGGACATGCTCGACGCGACCCCGCAGCAGGTGCGCGACGGGTACGTCGCGATGGCCGCCGACCCGCACCAGGACGCTTGGATCGGCGAACGCGACGGCCGGGCGGTCCTGCTCGCCGAGACCTACGATCCCGCGCACGGCGAGCTGGCCGGGCACTACGACACGCAGGACGGCGATCTCGGCATGCACTTCCTCACCGCTCCGCCCGTCGGGCCGCCCGAGCACGGCTTCACCCGGGCGGTCATCCGGGCCGTCATGGCGCACTGCTTCGCCGCTCCGGAGGTCCTGCGGGTCGTCGTCGAACCGGACGTCCGGAACGCGGCCGTGCACGCCCTCAACGAGGCGGTCGGGTTCCGAGCGCTCGGCGAGGTGCAGCTGCACGACAAGCGGGCGCTGCTCAGCGTGTGCACCCGGGCCGACTTCGAGGCCGCCGTCGAGGGAGTGCCGGCATGA
- a CDS encoding IucA/IucC family protein, producing the protein MTGHLAPDRLAVAQRALVTKALSEFAHERVICPVEDGDGYVVPAADGVRYVFRARRLPLDHWVVDPGSVRRVAGGETTPLDAQQLVHDLQPQLGLSDDDLPVYLEELASTLAGRMWKLRPDAPTSANLLDASFQQLEAAMTEGHPAFVANNGRLGYGVADHAAYAPETGARVRLVWLAVRRDRSVFATVRDLTYDELLAREFHPAQRAAFAAVLTDLALDPADYRVLPCHPWQWDNKVAVSLAPEVARHDIVYLGESADEYQAQQSVRTFYNTSHPERAYVKTALSVLNMGFMRGLSPKYMTATPAVNDWVADVVRGDGTLRDAGFDVLREIAAVGFHPRAYDGTSGHGKLLSGLWRESPASRVEDGERLATMTSLLHVDAKGTPYVAELVAASGLAPRTWVRRYLDAYLVPVLHCFYAHELVFMPHGENVILVLRDHVPVRLLMKDIGEEVAVLSETAPLPPEIERIRANVPDELQLLSVFVDVLDCFLRFLAGLLDDAGVLPAADFWTVARDCAREYQAAHPELAARFAAHDLFAPAFELSCLNRLQLRNNRQMVDLADPASALALAGPIANPLAG; encoded by the coding sequence ATGACCGGGCATCTCGCGCCCGACCGGCTCGCGGTGGCGCAGCGCGCGCTCGTGACCAAGGCGCTGAGCGAATTCGCGCACGAACGCGTGATATGCCCGGTCGAGGACGGCGACGGGTACGTCGTGCCCGCCGCGGACGGCGTCCGCTACGTCTTCCGGGCGCGGCGACTGCCCCTGGACCACTGGGTGGTGGACCCCGGCTCGGTGCGCCGGGTCGCCGGCGGCGAGACGACGCCGTTGGACGCGCAACAGCTCGTCCACGACCTGCAACCCCAGCTGGGGCTGTCCGACGACGACCTGCCGGTCTACCTCGAGGAGCTCGCCTCGACCCTGGCGGGACGCATGTGGAAGCTGCGACCCGACGCGCCGACGTCCGCGAACCTGCTCGACGCGTCGTTCCAGCAGCTCGAGGCCGCCATGACAGAGGGCCACCCGGCCTTCGTGGCCAACAACGGCCGGCTCGGGTACGGCGTCGCCGATCACGCCGCGTACGCGCCCGAGACCGGTGCGCGGGTGCGCCTGGTGTGGCTCGCGGTGCGCCGGGACCGCTCGGTCTTCGCCACCGTGCGGGACCTGACCTACGACGAGCTGCTCGCGCGCGAGTTCCACCCGGCGCAGCGTGCCGCCTTCGCCGCGGTGCTCACCGACCTCGCCCTCGACCCCGCCGACTACCGCGTACTGCCGTGTCACCCCTGGCAGTGGGACAACAAGGTCGCGGTCTCGCTGGCGCCCGAGGTGGCGCGCCACGACATCGTCTACCTCGGCGAGAGCGCCGACGAGTACCAGGCGCAGCAGTCGGTGCGGACGTTCTACAACACCTCGCACCCCGAGCGCGCGTACGTCAAGACGGCGCTGTCCGTGCTGAACATGGGCTTCATGCGGGGGCTGTCGCCGAAGTACATGACCGCGACGCCGGCGGTCAACGACTGGGTCGCCGACGTCGTCCGCGGTGACGGCACGCTGCGGGACGCGGGTTTCGACGTGCTGCGCGAGATCGCCGCCGTCGGCTTCCATCCGCGGGCGTACGACGGCACGAGCGGTCACGGCAAGCTGCTGTCCGGCCTCTGGCGCGAGAGTCCGGCGTCACGGGTCGAGGACGGGGAACGGCTGGCGACGATGACCTCGTTGCTGCACGTGGACGCGAAGGGCACGCCGTACGTCGCCGAGCTGGTCGCGGCGTCCGGCCTCGCGCCACGGACGTGGGTGCGTCGCTACCTCGACGCCTACCTCGTTCCGGTGCTCCACTGCTTTTATGCGCACGAGCTGGTCTTCATGCCGCACGGCGAGAACGTCATTCTCGTGCTGCGCGACCACGTCCCGGTGCGGCTGCTGATGAAGGACATCGGCGAGGAGGTCGCCGTCCTGTCCGAGACCGCCCCGTTGCCGCCCGAGATCGAGCGCATTCGCGCAAACGTGCCGGACGAGCTGCAGCTGCTGTCGGTCTTCGTCGACGTGCTCGACTGCTTCCTGCGCTTCCTCGCGGGTCTGCTCGACGACGCCGGAGTGCTGCCCGCGGCCGACTTCTGGACGGTCGCCCGGGACTGTGCGCGCGAGTACCAGGCCGCGCACCCCGAGCTCGCCGCACGGTTCGCCGCGCACGATCTGTTCGCGCCCGCCTTCGAGCTGTCCTGCCTGAACCGGTTGCAGCTGCGCAACAACCGCCAGATGGTCGACCTCGCCGACCCGGCGTCCGCGCTCGCCCTGGCCGGCCCGATCGCCAACCCGCTCGCCGGCTGA
- a CDS encoding aminopeptidase P family protein gives MADTQARPGDDAAPTSEEPTREHTDADSDSATLPMPEHLRAAVARDWDPAPPMPHPALPSVAPFAAARRAALSRHFPGSLVVVPAGELKVRANDTDYAFRAASAFTWLTGETAADAVLVLTPGPAGHAAVLYVREYAQPGEVEYFTSRVHGAVWVGNVPSVADTAAALDLTVRPLAALADDLATHRSRPTVALRGVDATVDALLPGAADDTLTQVVDELRLAKDEWELDRLRHACEVTARGFGDVARELPNVVGRTDLRGERWLEGTFWRRARLEGNDVGYTSILGSGHHATTLHWWRNHGVVEPGGLLLADMGVETDELYTADVTRTMPVDGQWSPAQLQVYRAVLEAQHAGIAEVKAGADFLAAHRAATFVLADHLHAWGVLPVTAEVSCADDPERPGAGLHRRWTLHGVSHMLGIDVHDCAAAREEAYRGGSLDAGYVLTVEPGLYFQANDRSVPAELRGIGVRIEDDIAVTDGEPVNLSGMLPREPDDVTAWLREMQHSTPL, from the coding sequence ATGGCCGACACGCAGGCACGACCCGGCGACGACGCCGCCCCGACCAGTGAGGAGCCCACCCGCGAGCACACCGACGCGGACTCCGACTCGGCGACGCTGCCGATGCCCGAGCACCTGCGCGCCGCCGTCGCGCGGGACTGGGACCCGGCGCCGCCGATGCCGCACCCGGCCCTGCCGTCGGTCGCGCCCTTCGCGGCCGCGCGCCGCGCCGCCCTGTCGCGCCACTTCCCCGGCTCCCTCGTCGTGGTGCCCGCCGGCGAGCTGAAGGTCCGCGCGAACGACACCGACTACGCCTTCCGGGCCGCCAGTGCGTTCACCTGGTTGACGGGCGAGACCGCGGCCGACGCCGTGCTCGTGCTCACACCGGGCCCGGCCGGACACGCCGCCGTCCTCTACGTCCGCGAATACGCGCAGCCCGGCGAGGTGGAGTACTTCACCAGCCGCGTGCACGGCGCGGTGTGGGTGGGCAACGTGCCGAGCGTGGCCGACACCGCCGCCGCGCTCGACCTCACCGTCCGACCGCTGGCCGCGTTGGCCGACGACCTCGCGACGCACCGCAGCCGCCCCACCGTCGCCCTGCGCGGGGTCGACGCGACGGTCGACGCGCTGCTGCCCGGCGCGGCGGACGACACGCTCACCCAGGTCGTCGACGAGTTGCGTCTCGCCAAGGACGAGTGGGAGCTCGACCGGTTGCGCCACGCCTGCGAGGTCACCGCCCGCGGCTTCGGCGACGTCGCCCGCGAGCTGCCGAACGTCGTCGGCCGGACCGACCTGCGGGGCGAGCGCTGGCTGGAGGGCACGTTCTGGCGCCGCGCCCGGCTCGAGGGCAACGACGTGGGCTACACCTCGATCCTCGGCTCGGGACACCACGCGACGACGCTGCACTGGTGGCGCAACCACGGTGTCGTGGAACCCGGTGGGCTGCTGCTCGCCGACATGGGCGTGGAGACCGACGAGCTGTACACCGCCGACGTCACGCGCACGATGCCCGTGGACGGGCAGTGGTCGCCGGCGCAGCTGCAGGTCTACCGCGCGGTGCTCGAGGCGCAGCACGCCGGCATCGCCGAGGTGAAGGCCGGCGCCGACTTCCTCGCCGCCCACCGGGCGGCGACGTTCGTGCTCGCCGACCACCTGCACGCCTGGGGTGTCCTGCCGGTGACGGCCGAGGTGTCGTGCGCCGACGACCCCGAGCGGCCCGGCGCCGGGCTGCACCGCCGGTGGACCCTGCACGGCGTGTCGCACATGCTCGGCATCGACGTCCACGACTGCGCGGCCGCCCGGGAGGAGGCCTACCGCGGCGGCAGCCTCGACGCGGGCTACGTCCTCACCGTCGAGCCGGGGCTGTACTTCCAGGCCAACGATCGCTCGGTCCCGGCGGAGCTGCGCGGGATCGGCGTGCGCATCGAGGACGACATCGCGGTGACCGACGGCGAACCGGTCAATCTCTCGGGCATGCTGCCGCGCGAGCCCGACGACGTCACCGCCTGGCTGCGCGAGATGCAGCACAGCACGCCGCTCTGA